One Primulina huaijiensis isolate GDHJ02 chromosome 5, ASM1229523v2, whole genome shotgun sequence DNA segment encodes these proteins:
- the LOC140976918 gene encoding DNA replication licensing factor MCM6-like, translated as MEGYGGGGGGGYCLDEKAVRVENIFLEFLKTFSPEAEGGRGGGRYPPYYEAEVEAMRPNESNTMFIDFSHVMTFNNIVQKAISDEFLRFEPYLNNACKRFVMELKPTFIADDNQNKDINVAFYNLPMVKRLRELTTAEIGKLVSVSGVVTRTSEVRPELLQGTFKCLDCGNVVKNVEQQFKYSEPIICMNATCHNRSKWALLRQESKFADWQRVRMQETSQEIPAGSLPRSLDVILRHDIVEQARAGDRVVFTGTVVVLPDILALASPGERSECRREGSQGKNVNTGQEGAKGLRALGVRDLSYRLAFIANSVQICDGRRDNDIRNRRDVDEDDSQQYTAEDLSEIHRMRNTPDFFNKLVDSIAPTVFGHQDIKRAILLMLLGGIHKFTHEGINLRGDINVCVVGDPSCAKSQFLKYASRLVPRSVYTSGKSSSAAGLTATVAKEPETGEFCIEAGALMLADNGICCIDEFDKMDVRDQVAIHEAMEQQTISITKAGIQATLNARTSILAAANPAGGRYDKTRPLKYNVALPPAILSRFDLVYVMIDDPDDQTDFRIAHHIVRVHQKHEDALDPPFTTGQLKRYILYAKTLRPKLTTEARQCLVESYVSLRRGDAAPGSRVAYRMTVRQLEALIRLSEAIARTHLDTEVHPRHVRLAVRLLKTSIINVESSEIDLSEFQEENYDNDGDADGNDDGTRVSSRGQSHSSSETAQPESENRENGAGIARKQGNKLVISDEYFQRVTRALIMRLRQHEETITQQGTGLSGMKQRDLIKWYVDQQNEKNNYSSMEEAAAELTNVKAIIESLIRREGYLIVVYDGRRAEEGETAKAPSRNDRILDVAPNYSLD; from the exons ATGGAGGGTtatggcggcggcggcggcggggGATACTGTCTGGACGAGAAAGCAGTGCGGGTGGAGAACATCTTCTTGGAGTTTCTCAAGACATTCAGTCCGGAAGCGGAGGGAGGCCGTGGAGGCGGGCGGTATCCGCCGTACTACGAGGCTGAGGTAGAGGCGATGAGGCCCAACGAATCCAACACCATGTTCATCGATTTCTCACACGTCATGACCTTCAATAACATCGTACAGAAGGCAATCTCAGATGAATTTCTCCGCTTCGAGCCTTACTTGAATAATGCATGCAAGAGGTTTGTCATGGAGCTTAAGCCTACATTTATTGCTGATGATAATCAGAATAAGGACATTAACGTTGCGTTCTACAACCTCCCCATGGTCAAGAG ATTGAGGGAATTGACCACCGCAGAGATAGGGAAGCTTGTGTCAGTGAGTGGCGTAGTCACTCGGACCAGCGAGGTCAGGCCCGAACTTCTTCAGGGCACTTTCAAATGTTTGGACTGTGGAAATGTCGTCAAGAATGTTGAACAGCAATTCAAGTACTCCGAG CCAATTATCTGCATGAATGCAACTTGCCATAACAGATCAAAGTGGGCGTTGCTGAGACAAGAAAGCAAGTTTGCAGACTGGCAGAGGGTTCGAATGCAGGAGACCTCCCAGGAAATACCTGCTGGCTCCCTTCCCAGATCACTGGATGTCATTCTACGTCATGATATTGTTGAACAAGCTAGGGCTGGTGACAG GGTTGTATTCACTGGCACTGTTGTAGTTCTACCTGACATTCTAGCATTAGCCTCTCCAGGAGAGAGGTCTGAGTGCCGCAGAGAAGGATCTCAGGGTAAGAATGTAAATACTGGTCAAGAAGGTGCAAAAGGTCTTCGAGCTTTGGGTGTGAGAGACCTTTCTTACCGTCTTGCCTTTATAGCAAACTCAGTTCAG ATTTGTGATGGCCGAAGAGATAATGACATCCGAAATAGAAGGGATGTTGATGAGGATGATAGCCAGCAATACACG GCAGAAGACTTAAGTGAAATACACAGGATGAGAAACACACCCGACTTCTTTAATAAGCTTGTTGACAGCATTGCCCCAACGGTGTTTGGTCACCAAGATATCAAGCGAGCAATCCTGCTTATGCTTTTGGGTGGTATCCATAAGTTTACACATGAAGGCATCAACTTAAGAGGCGACATTAATGTTTGTGTTGTTGGTGATCCCAGCTGTGCGAAGTCTCAGTTTCTCAA GTATGCCTCTCGTCTAGTTCCAAGGTCTGTCTACACTTCAGGAAAGTCCTCATCCGCTGCAGGGCTTACCGCGACGGTGGCCAAGGAACCAGAGACTGGTGAATTCTGCATTGAG GCTGGGGCACTGATGCTTGCTGACAATGGCATCTGTTGTATTGACGAATTCGACAAAATGGATGTCAGAGATCAG GTTGCCATACATGAGGCTATGGAGCAACAGACAATAAGCATAACCAAAGCTGGAATTCAAGCAACTCTGAATGCTAGAACTTCAATTTTAGCTGCTGCCAATCCCGCAGGGGGGCGATATGACAAGACTAGACCCTTGAAG TACAATGTGGCTCTTCCTCCTGCAATTCTTTCAAGGTTCGACCTTGTATATGTTATGATTGATGACCCCGATGACCAAACTGATTTCCGCATTGCTCATCATATCGTGAGAGTTCATCAAAAGCACGAAGATGCACTTGATCCTCCATTTACTACTGGACAATTGAAACGCTACATCTTATATGCAAAGACTCTGAGACCAAAG CTAACCACTGAAGCTAGACAATGCTTGGTGGAATCGTATGTTTCTCTTCGCAGAGGTGATgcggctcctggcagtagaGTTGCTTATCGGATGACCGTGAGGCAACTGGAGGCGCTAATAAGGCTATCAGAGGCAATTGCACGAACTCATCTAGATACTGAG GTGCATCCTCGCCACGTACGTCTTGCTGTGAGACTGCTAAAGACATCAATAATCAA CGTGGAATCAAGTGAAATTGATCTATCAGAGTTTCAGGAAGAGAATTATGACAATGATGGTGATGCCGATGGTAATGATGATGGAACTCGTGTTTCTAGCCGAGGCCAAAGCCATTCATCCAGTGAAACAGCTCAACCAGAATCTGAAAATAGGG AAAATGGAGCAGGGATTGCTAGAAAGCAAGGAAATAAACTAGTAATAAGTGATGAATATTTTCAGCGAGTAACCCGTGCACTCATAATGCGACTCAGGCAACACGAAGAGACAATAACACAACAAG GGACAGGATTGTCTGGAATGAAGCAGAGAGATTTAATTAAGTGGTATGTTGATCAGcagaatgagaaaaataattACAGCTCTATGGAAGAGGCAGCTGCTGAATTAACAAATGTGAAAGCCATTATTGAG AGTTTGATACGAAGAGAAGGCTATTTGATAGTCGTGTATGATGGGAGACGAGCGGAAGAGGGTGAGACCGCAAAAGCTCCATCAAGAAATGATAGGATATTAGATGTGGCTCCAAATTATTCTCTTGATTAA
- the LOC140976919 gene encoding probable serine/threonine-protein kinase PBL8, producing MMGNCGTREESAIVATAQVQQQLQVLPVTTRNLSGLGRKHSRSTSDLSDPSTPHNLEDFRKNSLLYTHVIAFTLFELETITKSFRSDYILGEGGFGTVYKGYIDENVRVGLKSLPVAVKVLNKEGLQGHREWLTEVNFLGQLRHPNLVKLIGYCCEDDHRLLVYEFMFRGSLENHLFRKTTAPLSWSTRMMIALGAAKGLAFLHNAERPVIYRDFKTSNILLDSDYVAKLSDFGLAKAGPQGDETHVSTRVMGTYGYAAPEYVMTGHLTARSDVYSFGVVLLELLTGRKSVDKTRPSKEVSLVDWARPKLNDKRKLIQIIDPRLENQYSVRASQKACSLAYYCLSHNPKARPLMSDVVETLEPLQCTSGSEVSPSSSSTPTFICSGSPFVSGRIPGYRMQS from the exons ATGATGGGCAACTGCGGCACTAGGGAGGAATCAGCCATCGTCGCCACCGCTCAAG TTCAACAGCAGCTCCAGGTGTTGCCAGTTACCACCAGGAATCTATCAGGTCTAGGGAGGAAACACAGTCGCTCTACGTCAGATCTGAGTGATCCCTCCACACCTCATAACTTGGAGGACTTTCGGAAAAACTCCTTGCTGTACACGCATGTAATTGCCTTCACCCTCTTTGAGCTTGAGACCATCACAAAAAGCTTCCGTTCTGACTACATACTTGGAGAAGGTGGCTTTGGAACCGTGTACAAAGGTTACATTGATGAGAATGTTCGGGTTGGACTCAAATCTCTCCCTGTTGCGGTTAAGGTTCTGAACAAGGAAGGCCTTCAAGGACACCGTGAATGGCTT ACTGAGGTCAACTTCCTCGGGCAGCTCAGGCACCCAAATTTGGTAAAGTTGATTGGATATTGCTGTGAGGACGATCACAGGTTACTAGTTTATGAGTTCATGTTTCGAGGAAGCCTTGAAAATCACCTCTTTCGAA AAACAACTGCTCCACTATCTTGGTCAACAAGGATGATGATTGCTCTTGGGGCCGCTAAAGGGCTTGCTTTCCTTCATAATGCTGAAAGGCCAGTTATATATCGAGACTTCAAGACGTCAAACATTCTTCTGGACTCG GATTATGTGGCAAAACTTTCTGATTTTGGGCTTGCAAAAGCGGGGCCACAAGGTGACGAGACCCATGTATCCACTCGAGTTATGGGTACCTATGGTTATGCGGCCCCAGAATATGTCATGACTG GGCACCTTACCGCTAGGAGTGATGTCTACAGTTTCGGAGTAGTTCTTCTGGAACTATTAACCGGAAGGAAGTCTGTTGACAAGACTAGGCCAAGCAAGGAAGTTAGCCTGGTAGATTGGGCCAGACCAAAACTAAATGACAAGAGGAAATTGATTCAGATAATCGATCCTAGATTAGAAAACCAGTACTCTGTAAGAGCATCACAAAAAGCTTGCAGTTTGGCATACTATTGTTTGAGCCATAACCCGAAAGCTAGACCTTTGATGAGCGATGTAGTTGAGACATTGGAGCCTTTGCAATGCACCAGCGGTAGCGAGGTATCACCATCTTCGTCCTCAACCCCTACATTTATATGCAGTGGCAGCCCATTTGTTTCAGGTAGGATTCCAGGTTACCGGATGCAAAGCTGA
- the LOC140977722 gene encoding plasma membrane-associated cation-binding protein 1-like produces the protein MANYWKSKVLPKIKKVFENPKKTAAAETCKAFDESKEEYSKAFEDNKTQLQPKVVEIYEACSAEIKVSKCSTPQKKKKEFPGSKPVSEAATKVGPGNLPGPIFFVFEKVSTFVVTEEKREVVVEAPPPPAVEKTEEETSTSAEVKEKDIVPEEKAPPPPPEVEKVEPPPPPPVAEAERPKVEEVPPAKEP, from the exons ATGGCGAATTACTGGAAATCCAAGGTTCTTCCCAAGATCAAGAAAGTTTTCGAGAACCCCAAGAAGACCGCCGCCGCCGAAACTTGCAAGGCTTTCGATGAGTCTAAG GAGGAATACTCTAAAGCCTTTGAAGACAACAAGACTCAGCTTCAACCTAAGGTGGTTGAAATCTATGAAGCTTGCTCAGCTGAAATCAAGGTATCCAAA TGTTCCacaccccaaaaaaaaaaaaaagaattcccTGGAAGCAAACCAGTGAGCGAAGCAGCCACGAAAGTCGGCCCCGGAAACTTACCAGGTCCAATCTTTTTCGTGTTCGAGAAAGTCTCTACGTTTGTAGTGACGGAGGAGAAGAGAGAAGTGGTGGTGGAGGCGCCGCCGCCGCCTGCTGTGGAGAAAACTGAAGAAGAAACGTCTACCAGTGCTGAAGTCAAAGAGAAGGATATTGTACCGGAGGAGAAAGCACCGCCGCCTCCTCCCGAGGTTGAGAAGGTTGAaccgccaccaccaccaccagtgGCCGAAGCCGAGCGACCAAAGGTTGAAGAAGTGCCGCCGGCGAAAGAGCCTTGA
- the LOC140977723 gene encoding uncharacterized protein, translated as MAKNKPHADLYTQEITNFNIQQLTDLCSSSTRESFNWEKPKFQKGGTHNEKQISVDPVSIKPAHNSKWERKGGISSKFLSFSLPSSVTSSPSKQQQQQQQKKTAKRKGGHFTNPLYRQQSVALTNLEQLRERHMRRSKSCGEGRTCQPSVDFDLLSHAIKINTLQETEKRPEYSGADDHPLNHGMVIKNSESVPCDQADRFKCGVLCLFLPGFGKNAKPVRSRKHIPHPADHMGVNEGHVVVSQRVSLEKFECGSWRSSAIIMNNEDDGDSASSLFFDLPMELIRCSNVNDAELPITTGFVFDKNTTTTNSNTSRKGGLKNSSTVNNTVNSSAASASRLLHSGSMSNSCRHVHFSASSPTLSPASSSSCITPRLRKAREEFNAFLEAQNA; from the coding sequence ATGGCAAAGAACAAGCCTCACGCTGATCTCTACACACAAGAAATCACTAATTTCAACATACAACAGCTTACTGATCTATGTTCAAGTAGCACTCGTGAAAGCTTCAATTGGGAAAAGCCCAAGTTTCAAAAAGGAGGAACACACAACGAGAAGCAAATCTCAGTGGATCCGGTCTCAATAAAACCAGCTCATAATTCTAAATGGGAGCGAAAGGGCGGTATCAGTAGCAAGTTCCTGAGCTTTAGCCTCCCAAGCTCGGTCACTTCGTCACCGTcgaagcagcagcagcagcagcagcagaagAAGACGGCCAAACGTAAAGGTGGGCACTTCACCAACCCATTATATCGTCAGCAATCGGTGGCCCTCACCAATTTGGAGCAGCTCCGGGAGAGGCACATGAGGAGGAGCAAGTCTTGTGGGGAAGGCCGAACGTGCCAACCATCAGTCGACTTTGATCTTTTGTCTCATGCTATCAAGATCAATACCCTTCAAGAAACTGAGAAAAGACCAGAATACTCTGGAGCAGATGATCATCCTTTGAATCATGGTATGGTAATTAAAAACTCGGAATCTGTTCCGTGTGACCAAGCCGACAGGTTCAAATGTGGAGTACTTTGCTTGTTCCTTCCAGGATTCGGGAAGAATGCAAAACCGGTGAGGTCAAGAAAACATATTCCACATCCAGCTGATCACATGGGAGTCAATGAGGGACATGTAGTGGTCTCCCAGAGAGTTTCTCTCGAGAAGTTCGAATGCGGGTCGTGGAGATCATCGGCCATAATTATGAACAATGAAGATGACGGAGACAGCGCTTCAAGTCTGTTTTTTGATCTGCCGATGGAGCTAATACGGTGCAGTAATGTTAATGATGCTGAGCTCCCCATCACGACTGGCTTCGTGTTTGATAAAaacaccaccaccaccaacaGTAATACAAGTAGAAAAGGGGGTCTCAAGAATAGCAGTACGGTCAACAACACTGTTAATTCAAGTGCAGCATCTGCGTCCAGACTGTTGCACAGTGGATCTATGTCTAATTCATGTCGCCATGTTCATTTTTCTGCATCGTCTCCTACACTCAGTCCTGCTTCATCGAGTTCTTGCATCACGCCACGCCTTCGCAAAGCCAGAGAGGAATTTAATGCATTTTTAGAAGCACAGAATGCATGA